The DNA window agtgattttctactattggtgatgattgggctttgatcgggctgaTCAAGAGCTTCATTTCTGTAGTTCGTTCATCGAAAATGATGGCCAGACGAccaacttccgatatggtggcgcaaggaagaagaaagaggaataagaagaaaggaggaggaagaagaaggagagagggtattttggtaagttgttagactttgtccttttttctaaaggtttttttagattgtctttgttggaataaaacttttaagttttgtccttatggataaaaaccccttaaaagaattaaaagttgtAATCCAAAAAGAAATTCACAGTAAACATCTATGATTGCAAAGATTGCTTTCAATTTCAATAGGTACATGTTTCTCATTGTAACCTtccatatttttattataatcaCATTTTCCCCTTCTCTGTGTTCCCTACATAAGGAGCTTTATCTTGAAAATTGAATGAAGGTTGATTAAATTTCACACAGTAAATAAAATTGGGTTAGCATAGAAGGCTTAAGAGTTACAACAACTTTATATGCCGCACGATTCTCCTCATTATGGGAGACACCGTCAATAAGGAATTTTCTACTGCTATTTTCTTACATTGGTTCTTGGAGAAACTTTTAGTTACCTCTGAAGGGATAATCTTTTCCTCCTTAAACATATTCTAAATCATGGTTCTATAGAGCACAATGAAAGAAAGAGTGTTATGATTAAGATGTTAAACAATACCTACTAGAACTTCTTGTTGACACAAGTGGAGCAAATGTGCTGGGTTATGtgatatgaaaaaaatattaattgaaaatagacctactacaaaattaattgatttaaatcatATAAACAATAAGAAACATGCGAACCAAATAGTAAAAAATAGAATAGTCTAACATCACCTCTGCATCCAAAAGAAGCATATCCACACTCAGGATGTCATTGTTGACATTCTTAGAATCCCATAGCCCGCTGATACGGGCAATCACCTCCCAATCCATCCTTGAACCATCAAGGATAAGTTCAGgtgttttgaaaattgaaaagaacacaaagatttattaatttatataggttaaacaatcatcacaattaataaatattttgtattaaacatcatagattgaaacaaaatataaataatcaaCCTCTGAGAATTTAATGGGAGACCTTCTCTTGCATTTCTTCTTAGCTGCACTACTTTTGAGAATTAACAGTTACCATGGGGTTGGTCTATCAAACATAGAAGACATGAATCAAATAGCCGAAAACATGGAAGACATCAAATAAaacgtattttatgttttgataaacGTATTTTATGAAAACATGGAAGACATGAGTCAGAATGTGAATGGAATAATGACTCAATTAATGGATTTAATTATATGGTAACCATTTAGCAATTAAGTgttaaaggaaaataaaatcaacattaatGAAATGAGTGAGGTTGTGTATGGAATAATTGTCCAAttaatgattaaattatatggtTGCCGTTTAGCAATTAAgtgtgaaaggaaaacaaaatcaactttaatgacataaatcaattgataaattgaaataggaaagaaattgttaaattGGAATCATTCTCTAAAGGTTATGCATGATACTTTAATGacacaaatcaattgataaattgaaataggaaagaaaaCGTTAAATTGGAATCATTTTGTAATGGTTATGCatgatttaatttgttataattaaatcaataattaatacatgttatttgtgtgtttgtgtataacttgaataaataaaaattaatcttTTCCATTAATCCACATGGCAATCATAGAGTTTTCCCAAAAGCTTATGTGGCTGCATCAAAATCATTCTattattcagtaatcatactATGTATATGATTATTATCATATTCCTAATTTTGAAAGGCATTATTATGTTGGTtatcataatattttttaatatttgaaaattaattgcatgcaatattattttttatttagaatGAGATTATCCAATTAATTAAGTTAAATTTGTccctttttaaaataatatatatgtttgaaggTAATAGTAtctcatttgaaaaaaaatttaccttTGAAGTGTTGGTTATATCTAATAAATGAGTTTGAGAGATAATAATAAACACAAATATCTTATAAGTATTAttgtatttgaaaaaaatttgtgtataAAGACAGTATTATCCCATTTAAAAGATGTATATATTTTGAAATGTTGTTATCACAATCTTTTTGAATATATTGAAAAACATATGAAAATTtatatagaagagaaaaaaaaattgttggttAATATTCTATATACTATCTTATTATCCCCtatatatttgataaaaaaatctcAATATTAGTTTAGTAggaaaaatcaattaattaatattgtaaagaggaaaaaaaaaaggtgaattgtcttatacttttatatattcaaatattaGTTAATACTGATTCagtttaaatttaatttttaggaAAAAGAAGGtgttatttttattgataattcatttatcaattttttttaggatATGTTCTATTTTTATACGGGAGTttattgggatttttttttcttgatcttgAAAAAAGCGTTTTATTGATCTTATTGAAATTGATAGAACCAAGCTTGAAAAAAGTGTTTTATTGATCTTATTGAAACTTAAGATCTCTCCACGAAATGACTACTTTAGTCACCGGTAGAACAAAAGGAATTGAGTTTGAATATTCTTCTCAATCAATTTTtcgatttattttcttttttcaaattaaaaactgccatttgatttttttgtatcAAGAATATTGTGAAAccctgataaaaaaaatgttaacttTGAAACTATTGAAAACacaattacaaaaaagaaaaaagaaaaaagaaagaagaaagaagaaaaaagaaatagtgTACACTCATAACCTTTAACACAATTTCGTAGGCGAAATTGAATGAATACATAGCAGCTCTCTTGAGATatgttcatgaaaaaaaaacaataaaattatgtCTGTACTCATTGTAATTGGAATATGTATGAATATAAATACAGTGTAAAGTcacaatcaaatcaaaagcAATTGAGCTAAACAAAGGTATGTTGGATAACCATAACCAGGTCGCTTTatgtaacgacccgtcccggaaGGGGGTCTGCGAAATTACCAATTTATCCAAAGTATAAACTATCTATTCAAATCCGCCAAcaaaatcatttaatataatcccaaaaaaatgaataaaatgtatttagaaatccattaagacataattaataagtctttaaaaatttaacaaagcgGAAGTCTTTAATAATAAAACCCTACGCTACCCATAAACCCCATCCACATCCATGGGAAACCGCTCATGCCTCGGGATGCTGGCCGTCATCCGCATTCTCacctgaaaggaaaaaaaaatagaggttgagctaaatagcccagtaggAGTATAATACCCAATAAGGACTCGGATATCCATGATGCGGATACCAAGAGAGTAAATCACCATGACAATCAACTCGAGAGTAATGCAAGAATAGACAGAAACAACATGAACATGCTCATGCCACCATCACCACCCATATGAATGTATAAGTATACGAATGAATAAACTAACACACATCTCATTCCAATGCGCATAACACCACAAATATTCACTTTCAACCAGTATCACACGGCAGTCCAGGTTCCTCCACGGAGGTCATGGTGCTCAAATACCCCGTACTATCAAATGGGTAATAGAATAGGAAATAAATTCCAAACAACGATGCCCCGTACAATTAAATGGGCAACAAATAAGGGGATAAAACCCAACAGTGATCAGATACCCCGTACTATCAAATGGGTAATATATTTATAAGGGATAAATCCCAAACAGTGATCACGTTTCACACACATCCAAACAACAACCAGTCCATCCAAGCATACAATCAACCATATATCATGATACATGTATATGGCGATTCAATGAATAATATAATCAAGTAATAATCTAATAAAGTGAATCCAACGCATTTAACGCATATGGCACATATCATGGAATCAAAACTCCCAACCTCACAAGCAAGCTCTAGATGAATCAATCGGAGACAACAAAATGATAATAATTCCCAATGTAAATGACATTAAGGAATTTAACAAGCAAACATATAACAAGGGGAATATATCCAAGAATTTATAATGAATCGAAAAGTCGGGTATTTAGAAGTCAAAGATAATcagaacccctacctcgatagcaGTGCAAATAACGCTAAACGTCTACTGTGTCTCCTCAATCTCCTAACAAAAATATATCGACGTATAGCGATCATTAAATAATCCAAACAAATTCTgattatttgattatttttccAGTTTTTAACTAGTCAAAACTACTGGCCAACCTTATAAGCATGGTCCAACTCAAAATCTGGTCAAAGGACCTTTATGTAACTGATGAGCTATAAGAGCCGAATATCCATATTCTTTTAACACACTTTAATGGCCAAGAGACCAAATGGCCACACTTCATCTAATGGCCCACATGGCCCTTGTCATGCATGTGACGACACTTGGGCCAAGGAATATTACCCAGCTCAGGTCCATGTTCTACATGGATGAAGATCCAAGTATTTCCCACACCAATAATGAGTCACGACTCACCTGCAACTTGTGGTGACTCAGTAACTCCTCCAGCCAATTCAGTGGCTTGGATCTAACATGACCGTTCGGCCATCTTCAAGGGAACCGGAGTTCCACCGTGGTTGGCATCACAGTGGTGACTCCCAATCATCCCAATTCGTTACAGATACCACttaataaattttcaaaataagttGCTCGCCTGTTAGATCTCGATCAAACAGCCCAACGACGTACTTTACGGTTCCGATTTGCCTCCCCTAACACACTGTCAATCATATTTACCCAGATCAAGAATCAACTGACAACAATCAATCCATGTTGAACCAAATCATCCACCGAATCAACACATAAGTAGTATTAGAGTTCGTTCACTCACCAGTAAAATTTTCCTTATAATTTCTTTAATCCTCGGCTCAATCCACCAGATTTCAAACACCTTGACTTGTATCGTCTCCTTCGGCAAATTTCTCTGGCGGCTGAGGGTGAACAAGGTTTTGTTCTTCTTGAGAGGCTGTAATTATACGTAGTTAGGATTTTTTTTACAATGAACAGTATATTGGGATATATATACTATATGCTAggtatttatattttctaaaattcCCTTTTGACCCCTCCACTTTTCTCTAAATTAAATCCTTAACCCActtattttattgaatttcgtatatatcactttcaaaaatttGGGGTTTTACATCCTTCCCTCCTTAAGgaaatttcgtcctcgaaatttaaaTTGAACCTGAATTTTCGAATAACGCTGGGTAGTTTTCTCTCATCTCTGACTCTAACTACCATGTCGCCTCATCCGATCCGTGATGTTGCCATAGTACTTTCACTAGTGAAATAGTATTTCTACGCAATACCTTTTTCTGTTGATCTATAATCTGCACTGGCAACTCTGCAAAAGTGGCATCCTCACTCAAACTGACCCCCGACCAATCCAAAACATGCCTATGGTCTGGTTCATATTTCCTCAACATGGAAACATGAAACACGTTATGTACTGATGCAATCTGCGGTGGTAATGCTAATCTATAAGCCACTGGTCcaatgaccgacaccaaagtgtgtgtgtgtacttaccccaagtgtagggtatcgtcaagtaataaaccggtgagtccggtatcgatccacgaggaagcaatgcaaatttgaagtgaatgatatgcaaatgactaactaacactaataaacacaatgaatatcaaataaaagcaagtgaaagaaatgggccgaatgactcggtagcatgagcgattttgtaatcaaagtaagcacaaattggatttaaaacaattaattaaaaacctagtctctagtccgtcccggtggctactcggttctcatactcaaggtatcattgcaaacacacacaaccatacacaatgcattgtgtgatactatcaatcatgcatatgcaaagagaattgggatataagacttcaattcatacatgtaggccatcgggtctcttaatctacgatgaacgcaaagggataagcacctaatattatggattaatgttcccccttggggctcggcttggctaacaccctagtttcacactcaaagatcaattaaccataactctcccatgcacattcctaaattaacccaaaaccccatcatcaatacacacaattaatagctatgcaatgaaaaactcaattaattaaggaaatcatgcaatgggtttaacaattctcaatcgaacacattagatgcaatccctagactagacaatccaagaatacaatcaaatatgtcattcccatagatccaatcacacaactatcacgaaattaaaagagagaaatcgaagctacgattctttgagcataccttgagtaatcgaaaccttgcacccaccgttcgggattagaaactaaagaagagaactacccactcatgattgttgcaataaacatccaatctattgtcatctaaatcagagtttatacaaaatcaagagaaagcaccaaaaacaacaaagaaaacttagagagagaaactagatctacactactcctatggtggcttcctcttggagaagtcaatgaataaaataggaagccaaccaaatcttagggttttcttctctttttacaatagaaaatacctaactacccttctaaaatcgtttcccattggttacatacatgatttaccccaaatgcccttgaaatttcggtgcagaaaattgcagattcgccgtaggtgtccggacgggtgtccggacgggtgtccggacaggtgtccggacacttcatgcatccatcaactttgaagcctctgcctcaatttgtgaagaaagcgtccggacggcacttgaggtgtccggacgggtgtccggacactttctgaatcccagcttcttctttcagctccaaaggtgatcaattcagtcatttacgcccgatttcctgcaaaaccaacgggaaacatgtataagagtaaaattactttattttaacacaaatgcattactataagcactaggacctcctaattagatgatattaggacctcaaactaGAGGTCCGATCATCCAACTCGCTCTAGAATATCAAACGGTCCAATAAATCTCGGAGTCAACTTCCCTTGCTTACTAAACCTCCGTATCCCTCTCTTAGGagagactttcaagaacaccttGTCCCCTACTGGAAACTCCAATGGTCTACGACGCTTATCTGTATAACTCTTCTGTCGATCTTGCGATGTCTTCAATCTCAACCGAATCAACTTGACTTTCTCTGAAGTCTGTCGAACCAACTCTGGACCAATCAAAGTAGTCTCTCCTACCTCGGCCCAACACAACGGGGATCTACACGGTCGTCCATATAACGCCTCATATCGGGCCATACCGATACTGCTCTGGAAGCTGTTATTATACGCAAACTCTACCAACGGCAAATGCTCTACCCAACTACCCCCGTAATCTAACACACATGCTCTCAGCATATCCTCCAAAATTTGTATTGTACGCTTACTTTGCCCATCTGTCTATGGATGCAATGCCATACTAAAACAAAGTTGAGTGCCCAAGGCTCTCTGTAAACTACCCCAAAATTGAGATGTGAACCGTGGGTCCCGGTCGGATACAATTGAGCGCGGTACACGATCAAGAAACGGTCTAAAGACCCTGTGCATCATATCCATAAAAGCTGCAGGTGCATTTGTCAAACCGAATGGCATTACCAAGAACTCATAGTGTCCATACCGAGTCCTAAAAGCAGTCTTGGGTACATCACTATCTCGTatcctcaactgatgataaCCTGACCTCAAATCAATCTTTGAGAAGAATTTtgcacctctcaactgatcgAACAAATCGTTTATTCGTGGCAACGGATATTTATTTTTCACTGTGACTCGATTCAACTGTCGATAGTCGATGCACATCCGCAGTGAATCATCTTTTTTCTTCACAAACAGTGCAGgagctccccaaggtgaagtacTCGGCCTAATGAACCCCTTATCTTGTAACTCCTCCAATTGAGTCTTCATCTCTCTTAACTCAGCTGGTGCCATTCTATGTGGTGGCATAGAAATCGGGTTAGTTCCCGGGTGCAAATCAATCTCAAACTCTATCTCTCTCTACGGTGGCAAACCAGGTAAATCATCTGGAAAGACATCCATAAATTCCTCAATCACTGATGGTAACTGACTCGTTCCCTCTTTCGGCTCGGAAAGGGTTAAGTTCGCTACCATACAATGCTCATAAAAAGGGTTATCCAAGAAATGCGGACATGGCATACCTCGCGATCCCCTAACACGTATATTCAAACCCTGAGGCGTCCTCAAAATGACTCTCCTCTCATAACACTCCAAAACTGCCCGATTCTTTGACAACCTATTCATCCCTAGGATGACATCAAAACTAGAAAACTCCATAACAACTAGATCAGCCTGGAACTCATAGTCCCCAAACTGAATCACACAACCATAACACAAAGTAGTAACCCGAAGGTTTTGCACCATAGGGGACTCAACAAGCAAAGATTCCCCTAATGGGGTAGCATTCAAACCCAACGCAAACGCAAACGGGGCGGTTATAAAAGAATGCGTAGCCCCCGTATCAAATAACACTTTACACTAAgaactaaaaagtaaaaatgtaCCTCCAATATATTGTTGGTCAACAGGAGCTGCCTCATGTCCCAAGGCGAAGACTCTGCCAGGTGCtctctgctgctgctgttgggCGAGTGGTGCCTGTACAGCTGCTGGGCGCCCTCTACCTGCCGGAGGTAATGCTCTCTGCTGCGGTGGAGCTGGTAACTGGGTCTGCTGCCCCTGTTGTGCTAGTAGTGCTTGAGGTCCTAACCCTCTAGTAGGACAATCCCTGATCCGATGCCCAAACTGACCACACCAATAGCAAGTACCTCGATTCTTATCCGTACATTCCTTGGAGCGATGTCCATCCTGACCACATCTGAAACATACCAGCGTCTGTTGTCCAGGAGTCCTATCTCTGTATCCTCTCCTAACTCCTTGATCTCTACGAACAATACCCTGTTGTGTACCACCTTGACTCCTATTACTACGATTCTGTCGATCATCCCTACGATAAGATCTTCTATCCGCTCCCTGCTCAATCTTCTGCTTTGTACCATactcagttttctttttcttttctcccccAGTACCCGACGATGAAGCCTCACCTCTCTTCAGTGACTTGATACTCTCGTAATACTTCTTGCTATCCTGATTACTCTTGTCAGCCATCCGAGTTGCCTCTACAACATCTCTATATGAACTGGTCTTCATAGTGGCAAACTTCCCAGATATAGATGGACGCGGTCCCATCCTAAACTTGACCGCTCGGGCTGCCTCATTCGGCACATACACCCCTGCAAATTTAGCCAACTCATCAAACTTCGCCTCATACTCATCCACTGTCATGGTGCCTTGACGAAGCTCTAGATACTCTTGTGCCTTAGCCTCACGGACTGTCAAAGGCACATATTTTTCTAAGAATGCAATCTCGAACTGCTCCCAAGTCACATCCTGACCCAGTTTGCGTAGCTGACCCCTCCACCAGGTATACGCTGGTCCCTCCAAGAAGTGAGTGGCCAAATCAACCCTACGATCATTAGTAATTCGCATAGTATCCATCCTTCTAACAATCATCTCAAGCCACTCCTCGGCAGCCAAAGGATCCAACTGACCACGGAAAACTGTTGGCCTCGACCTCCGCAGTTCCCCTAACTCTAATAATGTCCTATTGGCAGCTCCAGTCCCCTGCTCTCCAACTGGGACCTGTGCAGCCTGTCCTGCAGCCTGTTGAGCTCCAAACATCTGTGGCATATACTGTCCAACTGCCTGAGCAAAAGCCTCCATCATCCCCCTAATCATCGGGTCCAACTGTGGCGCAGCAGCTGGTGCTGGTGCTAGCGCGTCTTGTGCTCCCTGATCCACTGGAACATCGTCCATAATAGTAGGAGGTGTATTCTCCCCAACAATCGAATTCTCAGGTGCAGGTGCCAGAATCCTTCCCTGACCTCTACCACGGCCTCTGCCGCGTCCACGACCTCTCCTAGCATTCATCATCTGAAATTCGCGGAAAGAATACTACTAAGCAATACataacacaaccaaacacaaaCAAAGGTGACTTACTGACCAGTCCCGAAAGCGTGTCGCGATGCCCATGGATATGGCCTAAGATACTAGAACctaagcttcgataccaactgtaacgacccgtcccggaaGGGGGTCTGCGAAATTACCAATTTATCTAAAGTATAAACTATCTATTCAAATCCGCCAAcaaaatcatttaatataatcccaagaaaatgaataaaatgtatttagaaatccattaagacataattaataagtctttaaaaatttaacaaagcgGAAGTCTTTAATAATAAAACCCTACGCTACCCATAAACCCCACCCACATCCACGGGAAACCGCTCATGTCTCGGGATGCTGGCCGTCATCCGCATTCTCacctgaaagaaaaaaaaaatagaggttgagctaaatagcccagtaggGGTATAATACCCGGTAAGGACTCGGATATCCATGATGTGGATACCAAGAGAGTAAATCACCATGACAATCAACTCGAGAGTAATGCAAGAATAGACAGAAACAACATGAACATGCTCATGCCACCATCACCACCCATATGAATGTATAAGTATACGAATGAATAAACTAACACACATCTCATTCCAATGTGCATAACACCACAAATATTCACATTCAACCAATATCACACAGCAGTCCAGGTTCCTCCACGGAGGTCATGGTGCTCAAATACCCCGTACTATCAAATGGGTAATAGAATAGGAAATAAATTCCAAACAACGATGCCCCGTACAATCAAATGGGCAACAAATAAGGGGATAAAACCCAACAGTGATCAGATACCCCGTACTATCAAATGGGTAATATATTTATAAGGGATAAATCCCAAACAGTGATCACGTTTCACACACATCCAAACAACAACCCAGTCCATCCAAGCATACAATCAACCATATATCATGATACATGTATATGGCGATTCAATGAATAATATAATCAAGTAATAATCCAATAAAGTGAATCCAACGCATTTAACGCATATGGCACATATCATGGAATCAAAACTCCCAACCTCACAAACAAGCTCTAGATGAATAAATCGGAGACAACAAAATGATAATAATTCCCAATGTAAATGACATTAAGGAATCTAACAAGCAAACATATAACAAGGGGAATAATATCCAAGAATTTATAATGAATCGAAAAGTCGGGTATTTAGAATTCAAAGATAATcagaacccctacctcgatagcaGTGCAAATAACGCTAAACGTCTACTCTGTCTCCTCAATctcctaaaaaaaaatatatcgacGTATAGCAGTCATTAAATAATCCAAACAAATTCTgattatttgattatttttccAGTTTTTAACTAGTCAAAACTACTTGCCAACCTTATAAGCATGGTCCAACTCAAAATCTGGTCAAAGGACCTTTATGTAACTGATGAGCTATAAGAGCCGAATATCCATATTCTTTTAACACACTTTAATGGCCAAGAGGCCAAATGGCCACACTTCATCTAATGGCCCACATGGCCCTTGTCATGCATGTGACGACACTTGGGCCAAGGAATATTACCCAGCTCAGGTCCATGTTCTACATGGATAAAGATCCAAGTATTTCCCACACCAATAATGAGTCACGATTCACCTGCAACTTGTGGTGACTCAGTAACTCCTCCAACCAATTCAGTGGCTTGGATCTAACATGACCGTACGGCCATCTTCAAGGGAACCGGAGTTCCACCGTGGTTGCCATCACAGTGGTGACTCCCAGTCATCCCAATTCGTCACAGATACCACttaataaattttcaaaatgagttgCTCACCTGTTAGATCTTGATCAAACAGCCCAATGACGTACTTTACGGTTCCGATTTGCCTCCCCTAACACACTGTCAATCATATTTACCCAGATCAAGAATCAACAGACAACAATCAATCCATGTTGAACCAAATCATCCACCGAATCAACACATGAGTAGTATTAGAGTTCGTTCATTCACCAGTAAAATTTTCCTTACAATTTCTTTAATCCTCGGCTCAATCCACCAGATTTTAAACACCTTGACTTGTATCGTCTCCTTCGGCAAATTTCTCCGGTGGCTGAGGGTGAACAAGGTTTTGTTCTTCTTGAGAGGCTGTAATTATACGTAGTTAGGATTTTTTTTACAATGAACAGTATATTGGGATATATATACTGTATGCTAggtatttatattttctaaaattcCCTTTTGACCCCTCCACTTTTCTCTAAATTAAATCCTTAACCCActtattttattgaatttcgtatatatcactttcaaaaatttGGGGTTTTACACTTTATGCAGGAGAATGCCACAATAGAAGCATCCTACAAGAGTTGCAATAATGATTTTGAGACAAAATTATGTATGTAAACTAATTTTCCTACAAAATTGGAATCTCATACATACGTGCCCTCCTCCCCTGTATTGAAAAGGATGGCATGGATTCTAGGCTTCGCATGCTCTGTGCCCAAGTTACTTTCTACATACAAAACAGACCCTGGTGGTAGCCTATATACATCTCTTCTCGAGTTCACTGTCTTTATTTCATTGTTATGCCCATCTCAACCTTCCGGTTCCTGGACCCCAAAAAATCACACAACGGCattaaaacaacaacaaaaaaaaaatatatacagtGATAGTGGGTgagggagagagaaagtgagatgtcatttttgaatatatttaaaaaattggATAACATTTGTGCCTAGAACCAACGAAAGTAaatataaaaaaggaaaaataaaaagaaaaattggatAATATCTGCTTTTCTCTGTACTGTAGCAAGCCTCTTCAAATCCTGCACATCCATTCTTGTTCAGATCCTGCATGTCCAGGCAAACGAACCCAACGATGCTCAACGTAAAAACGAACCTAATAAGTTCAAGGAACAACTGAAATTCAAATTGTTTAGTTCATTCACATTTCTACAATCCACAGGACGTAGAAACCACAAGTACAATTTGGGCTCATTCCAGAAGAGTCATCTTTGATGTACAAAACTGCCCAAAgaatatcaaatataattaattagccATTGTTACACCAATGAAATGATAACACAGAAATAAAAAGCAAGCATGATAATTTACTCATTTACCATTGTTTCCATAAATAAAAGCATCACCATAATTGGTGATGATTAACTcgtttatatatgtttaaagTGTGGATTATCACAAtcttttgaatatatttaaaatcTTTTGACTGTTGGTTTTCACAATATTTTTGAATGTCTTtacaatatttgaaaaaaatcattGAAGTTTAAGAGATATCCTAATATCTATatatttgatttaaaacatttcATTATTGGTTTATgaggaaaattttaattaattttataaaattctTGCAAGTTTTGAAGTGACAAAAGTTGAAGTGTCTTTTACCTTTATATATAGTATGAtaactaaaatataataaaatttgaaatatctgaaaaataataagaattaaaaa is part of the Tripterygium wilfordii isolate XIE 37 chromosome 7, ASM1340144v1, whole genome shotgun sequence genome and encodes:
- the LOC120002602 gene encoding uncharacterized protein LOC120002602; translation: MNARRGRGRGRGRGRGQGRILAPAPENSIVGENTPPTIMDDVPVDQGAQDALAPAPAAAPQLDPMIRGMMEAFAQAVGQYMPQMFGAQQAAGQAAQVPVGEQGTGAANRTLLELGELRRSRPTVFRGQLDPLAAEEWLEMIVRRMDTMRITNDRRVDLATHFLEGPAYTWWRGQLRKLGQDVTWEQFEIAFLEKYVPLTVREAKAQEYLELRQGTMTVDEYEAKFDELAKFAGVYVPNEAARAVKFRMGPRPSISGKFATMKTSSYRDVVEATRMADKSNQDSKKYYESIKSLKRGEASSSGTGGEKKKKTEYGTKQKIEQGADRRSYRRDDRQNRSNRSQGGTQQGIVRRDQGVRRGYRDRTPGQQTLVCFRCGQDGHRSKECTDKNRGTCYWCGQFGHRIRDCPTRGLGPQALLAQQGQQTQLPAPPQQRALPPAGRGRPAAVQAPLAQQQQQRAPGRVFALGHEAAPVDQQYIGGESLLVESPMVQNLRVTTLCYGCVIQFGDYEFQADLVVMEFSSFDVILGMNRLSKNRAVLECYERRVILRTPQGLNIRVRGSRANLTLSEPKEGTSQLPSVIEEFMDVFPDDLPGLPP